The following proteins come from a genomic window of Gimesia chilikensis:
- a CDS encoding NADH:ubiquinone reductase (Na(+)-transporting) subunit B: protein MKPLRNLLDKMHPLFDKGGKFEKLYPLYEAQDTFLYTPGEVTSEASHVRDSIDLKRMMSMVIVALLPCVFMALYNTGYQANAAMSTMGIESVPGWRGAIMSSLGVVPDANSLLSNLVHGALYFLPVYIVCMAVGGAWEGLFCIVRRHEINEGFLVTGMLFPLTLPPTIPLWQVALGISFGVVVGKEIFGGTGKNFLNPALTARAFLYFAYPAQIVGDTVWTAVDGFSGATSLGQMATAAPEVGMKAVTNPISEGGLGISWSQAFLGTIQGSMGETSTLACLLGAIFLILIGVGSWRVMAGVLAGSMGLATLLWMIGSNTNAMFAMPPQWHLVVGGLAFGLVFMATDPVSAAMTDTGRWLYGILIGGMTILIRVVNPAYPEGIMLAILFGNVFAPLIDYYVVQANIKRRLARNVA from the coding sequence ATGAAGCCGTTACGAAATCTTCTTGATAAGATGCACCCTCTCTTCGATAAAGGGGGTAAGTTCGAGAAGCTTTACCCACTTTACGAAGCGCAGGATACCTTCCTGTATACGCCGGGTGAAGTGACCAGTGAAGCCTCTCATGTGCGCGACTCCATCGACTTGAAGCGCATGATGAGTATGGTCATTGTGGCTCTGTTGCCCTGTGTGTTTATGGCACTTTATAACACCGGGTATCAGGCCAATGCGGCGATGAGTACCATGGGCATCGAATCGGTACCGGGCTGGCGGGGTGCGATCATGTCCTCGCTGGGCGTAGTTCCCGATGCGAACAGCCTGCTCTCCAACCTGGTGCATGGGGCACTTTACTTCCTGCCCGTTTATATCGTCTGTATGGCGGTAGGGGGGGCCTGGGAAGGTCTGTTCTGTATCGTGCGGCGTCACGAAATCAACGAAGGCTTCCTGGTGACCGGGATGCTTTTCCCGTTAACGCTGCCTCCCACAATTCCCCTCTGGCAGGTTGCACTGGGCATCAGCTTCGGGGTGGTCGTCGGTAAAGAAATCTTCGGTGGTACAGGGAAAAACTTCCTCAACCCCGCATTAACAGCACGTGCGTTTCTATACTTTGCCTATCCGGCACAGATCGTGGGTGACACAGTCTGGACTGCCGTTGATGGCTTCAGTGGTGCTACTTCACTGGGGCAGATGGCCACCGCTGCTCCCGAAGTCGGCATGAAAGCAGTCACCAATCCCATCTCTGAGGGAGGCCTTGGTATCTCCTGGTCGCAGGCGTTCCTGGGAACCATTCAGGGGTCCATGGGTGAAACTTCAACTCTGGCCTGTCTCCTCGGAGCGATCTTCCTGATCCTGATCGGCGTTGGTTCCTGGCGTGTGATGGCGGGTGTGCTTGCCGGATCGATGGGCTTAGCCACACTGCTCTGGATGATTGGCAGCAATACCAACGCGATGTTCGCCATGCCTCCGCAGTGGCACCTGGTTGTCGGTGGTCTGGCCTTCGGTCTGGTCTTCATGGCGACCGACCCGGTCTCCGCAGCGATGACCGACACCGGTCGCTGGTTATATGGAATTTTGATTGGGGGAATGACAATCCTGATTCGGGTCGTCAATCCTGCGTATCCAGAGGGGATCATGCTGGCGATTCTGTTCGGCAACGTCTTCGCTCCTCTGATTGATTATTACGTGGTTCAAGCAAACATTAAAAGAAGGTTGGCGCGAAATGTCGCGTGA
- a CDS encoding Na(+)-translocating NADH-quinone reductase subunit A has translation MITIKKGLDLPIAGEPSALIENGPQVRSVALIGPDYIGMKPTLAVEVGDTVKKGQLLFSDKKIEGVIYTAPAAGKVTEINRGAKRVFQSLVIELAGEEEETFTSYEEGQLASLTREQVTENLLQSGLWTSLRTRPYSKVPSPESTPHSIFVTAIDTSPLAPPPEVVLSEEPRAFSQGLQVLKALTEGKLYLCKAPGTNLPGCELDFVTVEEFGGPHPAGLPGTHIHYLDPVSDKKTVWYINYQDVIAIGKLFSTGQLYNERVISIAGPVVKNPKLVKTIMGASLADLTDGNLEEGVDRVISGSALAGRTAEGPFAYLGRYALQVTALKEGTHRDFLGWMGPGFNKFSVVPVFASSWTGKGKKVPFTTSTEGSKRAMIPIGTYEKVMPLDILPTFLLRALITEDTEQAKLLGCLELDEEDLSLCTFVCPGKYNYGSLLRDNLTKIEIEG, from the coding sequence ATGATTACAATTAAAAAAGGTCTGGATCTGCCCATCGCAGGTGAGCCTTCCGCTTTGATCGAAAACGGGCCACAAGTTCGATCAGTTGCTTTGATCGGCCCGGACTATATCGGTATGAAACCGACGCTGGCTGTTGAAGTCGGTGATACCGTTAAAAAAGGTCAGTTGCTGTTCAGCGACAAAAAGATCGAAGGCGTCATCTACACCGCTCCCGCCGCCGGGAAAGTGACTGAAATCAACCGCGGTGCTAAACGCGTTTTTCAATCCCTGGTGATTGAACTCGCCGGCGAAGAAGAAGAGACCTTCACTTCTTATGAAGAAGGTCAACTCGCCAGTCTGACTCGCGAGCAGGTCACCGAGAACCTGCTGCAGTCTGGACTCTGGACCAGTCTGCGGACCCGTCCTTACAGCAAAGTGCCTTCGCCCGAATCGACACCGCATTCGATCTTTGTGACCGCTATCGACACCAGCCCTCTCGCTCCGCCACCGGAAGTGGTCTTGAGTGAAGAGCCCCGCGCATTCTCTCAGGGGCTGCAGGTCCTGAAGGCATTGACCGAAGGCAAGCTCTATCTCTGTAAAGCACCGGGAACCAATCTGCCAGGCTGCGAGCTGGATTTTGTGACGGTTGAAGAATTCGGCGGCCCGCACCCCGCAGGTCTCCCCGGCACACACATTCATTACCTCGATCCGGTCAGCGATAAGAAAACCGTCTGGTACATCAATTACCAGGACGTGATCGCGATTGGCAAACTCTTTAGCACCGGTCAGCTTTACAACGAACGCGTGATTTCCATCGCGGGTCCTGTGGTTAAGAATCCGAAACTGGTGAAAACCATCATGGGAGCCAGTCTGGCTGACCTGACAGACGGCAACCTCGAAGAAGGCGTTGATCGGGTGATTTCCGGTTCCGCTCTCGCCGGCCGAACAGCCGAAGGCCCGTTTGCTTACCTGGGCCGCTATGCATTGCAGGTTACCGCGCTCAAAGAGGGAACACACCGTGACTTCCTGGGCTGGATGGGCCCCGGATTCAATAAGTTCTCGGTCGTGCCTGTATTTGCTTCTTCCTGGACCGGTAAAGGCAAGAAAGTGCCTTTCACTACATCCACCGAAGGCAGTAAGCGAGCCATGATTCCCATCGGCACTTATGAAAAAGTGATGCCGCTGGATATCCTGCCGACCTTCCTGTTGCGGGCACTGATTACGGAAGACACCGAACAGGCAAAACTGCTGGGATGCCTGGAACTGGATGAAGAAGACCTGTCGTTGTGCACGTTTGTCTGCCCGGGCAAATACAACTACGGATCACTGCTGCGAGACAATTTGACCAAAATTGAAATCGAGGGCTGA
- a CDS encoding family 16 glycoside hydrolase, whose amino-acid sequence MNSGLFKRLFCQACCALLLLTVALGSSVSAEDAKKVLKAGIIGLDTSHAIAFTKMLNTGNPEGDLAGCRIVAAYPKGSPDIESSVSRVPGYTKQVKEMGVEIVDSIPALLEKVDVVFLETNDGRPHLKQALPVLQSGKPVFIDKPIAASLTDAVALFELSKKYNTPMFSSSSLRFAKGAQRLRNGEEGKIMKASTHSPCSLESTHPDLYWYGIHGVETLFTVMGPGCESVTRTVSNADRDEVAGKWAGGREGHFAGVRKGTPKGYGGTAVGKNGEVAVGGYDGYKPLLVEIVKFFRTGKPPVSPEETLEIYAFMEAADESKRQGGKEVTLASVMEKAEKQAAKKLARLDVADSGASESDNKLTAAEKAEGWKLLFNGENYKGWMCSNGKKIAAPIENGALVPYKSGGYLIVYNKEFGDFKFKCDVKMPEECNSGIFFRVGDLKNPVQTGFEAQVLSGDGTGMHDFGAIYDLVSPAKNLASAPGEWTHFEITCKGPHISVAVNGEVVAKLNADEWTEPGKRLDGSAHKFKAAVKDFPRKGYIGFQDHGHKVWYKNVKLLEL is encoded by the coding sequence ATGAACTCTGGACTTTTTAAACGTCTTTTCTGTCAGGCCTGTTGCGCCCTGCTGCTGTTGACAGTCGCCCTGGGCAGCTCCGTCTCCGCTGAAGATGCCAAGAAGGTACTCAAAGCCGGGATTATCGGCCTGGATACTTCGCACGCGATTGCCTTTACCAAGATGCTGAATACCGGCAACCCGGAAGGGGATCTGGCTGGCTGTCGAATCGTCGCCGCTTATCCCAAGGGAAGCCCGGACATTGAATCCAGTGTCTCTCGCGTTCCCGGCTACACGAAGCAGGTGAAGGAAATGGGCGTGGAAATCGTCGATTCCATTCCCGCACTGCTGGAGAAAGTCGATGTGGTCTTCCTCGAAACAAACGATGGTCGCCCGCACCTGAAACAGGCACTGCCAGTTCTCCAGTCAGGCAAGCCGGTCTTCATCGACAAGCCGATTGCTGCTTCGCTGACCGATGCCGTCGCTCTGTTCGAACTCTCCAAAAAATACAATACTCCGATGTTCTCCTCCTCATCACTGCGGTTTGCCAAGGGCGCACAGCGTCTGCGGAACGGCGAAGAGGGAAAGATCATGAAGGCCAGCACCCACAGCCCCTGTTCGCTGGAAAGCACGCATCCCGACCTCTACTGGTACGGGATCCACGGTGTCGAAACTCTGTTTACCGTCATGGGACCTGGTTGTGAGTCTGTCACCCGTACAGTCAGCAACGCTGATCGGGATGAAGTCGCCGGCAAATGGGCCGGTGGTCGTGAAGGGCATTTCGCTGGTGTCCGTAAGGGAACCCCTAAAGGTTATGGCGGAACCGCAGTCGGTAAAAACGGTGAAGTCGCCGTGGGTGGTTACGACGGTTACAAGCCACTGCTGGTGGAGATCGTAAAGTTCTTCCGCACCGGCAAGCCGCCTGTGAGCCCTGAAGAGACGCTGGAAATCTACGCATTCATGGAAGCTGCTGACGAAAGTAAACGTCAGGGGGGTAAAGAAGTCACCCTGGCAAGCGTCATGGAAAAAGCTGAAAAGCAGGCTGCGAAGAAGCTGGCCAGGCTCGATGTGGCTGACTCCGGTGCTTCAGAATCAGATAACAAGCTGACTGCAGCTGAAAAAGCTGAAGGCTGGAAACTGCTGTTCAACGGCGAGAACTACAAGGGCTGGATGTGCAGCAACGGTAAGAAGATCGCTGCCCCGATCGAAAACGGCGCTCTGGTGCCTTACAAGTCGGGTGGTTACCTGATCGTCTACAACAAAGAATTTGGTGATTTCAAATTCAAGTGCGATGTCAAGATGCCTGAAGAGTGCAACTCCGGAATCTTTTTCCGCGTGGGTGATCTGAAGAACCCCGTGCAGACCGGCTTCGAAGCGCAGGTCTTAAGTGGCGACGGCACCGGTATGCACGATTTCGGTGCGATCTATGACCTCGTATCACCTGCAAAGAATCTGGCCAGTGCACCTGGCGAATGGACTCATTTTGAGATTACCTGCAAAGGTCCGCACATCAGCGTCGCCGTGAATGGAGAAGTGGTTGCCAAACTGAATGCAGATGAATGGACTGAGCCGGGCAAGCGTCTGGATGGTTCTGCGCACAAGTTCAAGGCGGCCGTCAAAGACTTCCCGCGGAAAGGTTACATCGGTTTTCAGGACCACGGACACAAAGTCTGGTATAAGAATGTAAAGTTGCTGGAACTGTAA
- a CDS encoding sulfatase-like hydrolase/transferase — protein sequence MLRRFVCSALLLLCGFCFSSTLVSLHAAEKTARPNIVLCMTDDQGWGETSFNGHPVIKTPHLDDMAASGLRLDRFYAAAPVCSPTRGSFLTGRHPNRFACFSWGHTLRPQEVTVAEAVKSAGYTTGHFGKWHLGSVQANSPVSPGNSGFDEWVSSPNFYENDPYMSHNGMVEQLKGESSRVTVDAALDFMKGAQKKEQPFLAVIWFGNPHLPHEAVDELKALYPNQDPAFQNYFGEISGVDRAMGHLRRQLRDLGLAENTLLWFTSDNGPRPPQFKKDGPRSQATGGLAGYKGNLWEGGIRVPSLIEWPAVIKKPETSDMPCGTIDIYPTVLAVTGAKVSHQPTLDGESLLPLIEGHKMSRDKPMGFWTYPIKGHPKRSTDILLALQKQQSPGKPNPPGPVPDADAGSLKTLYSQDKLPGSAALIDGDYKVLKMENKKGTPKFTLYNLKQDPSEQHDLSKQDPQRFKKMKAALEGWQHSVVDSLNGKDYAD from the coding sequence ATGCTACGCCGCTTCGTCTGCTCCGCTTTGCTCCTTCTCTGTGGATTCTGTTTCTCCAGTACCCTTGTCAGCCTGCACGCCGCTGAAAAAACAGCGCGGCCGAATATCGTGCTCTGCATGACCGACGACCAGGGCTGGGGCGAAACATCCTTTAATGGGCACCCCGTAATCAAGACGCCGCACCTGGATGATATGGCGGCCTCTGGTCTGCGGCTGGACCGCTTTTATGCAGCAGCGCCCGTCTGTTCGCCTACTCGAGGCAGTTTTCTGACTGGACGACACCCGAACCGCTTCGCCTGCTTCAGCTGGGGACATACCTTACGTCCGCAGGAAGTCACAGTCGCTGAGGCGGTCAAGTCTGCTGGTTACACGACCGGTCACTTCGGGAAATGGCACCTCGGTTCGGTGCAGGCTAACAGTCCTGTCTCTCCGGGGAACAGCGGCTTTGACGAATGGGTTTCGAGTCCGAACTTCTACGAAAACGATCCTTACATGAGCCATAACGGAATGGTCGAGCAGCTCAAGGGAGAAAGTTCTCGCGTCACCGTCGATGCGGCACTCGACTTCATGAAGGGGGCTCAGAAAAAAGAACAGCCCTTCCTGGCGGTCATCTGGTTTGGTAATCCGCATCTGCCCCACGAGGCGGTGGACGAACTCAAAGCCCTGTATCCCAATCAGGATCCTGCTTTCCAGAACTATTTTGGTGAAATCAGCGGCGTCGACCGCGCGATGGGACATCTGAGAAGGCAGCTCCGCGATCTGGGACTCGCAGAGAATACACTGCTCTGGTTCACCAGTGATAACGGTCCCCGACCTCCCCAGTTCAAAAAAGACGGACCCCGCTCTCAGGCGACCGGCGGTCTGGCAGGATATAAAGGAAACCTCTGGGAAGGGGGCATTCGCGTGCCGTCGCTGATCGAGTGGCCAGCGGTCATCAAGAAACCGGAAACCTCAGACATGCCCTGCGGCACCATCGACATCTACCCGACAGTGTTAGCCGTAACCGGTGCGAAGGTCTCACATCAGCCCACGCTGGATGGTGAAAGTCTGCTGCCCCTCATCGAAGGACACAAAATGTCCCGCGACAAACCAATGGGCTTCTGGACCTACCCCATCAAAGGGCACCCTAAACGCAGCACGGATATTCTACTGGCGCTACAGAAACAGCAGTCTCCCGGAAAACCCAATCCGCCCGGACCAGTTCCGGATGCCGATGCCGGCAGCCTGAAAACACTGTATTCCCAGGATAAACTTCCGGGTTCTGCTGCACTGATCGACGGCGATTATAAAGTCCTGAAAATGGAAAACAAAAAGGGAACGCCGAAATTCACCCTGTATAACCTCAAACAGGATCCGTCCGAACAGCATGATCTGTCGAAACAGGATCCGCAGCGGTTCAAGAAGATGAAAGCCGCCCTGGAAGGCTGGCAGCATTCGGTGGTCGACAGCCTGAATGGCAAAGACTACGCCGATTGA
- a CDS encoding ROK family protein: MKPTKPQEPYFVGIDIGGTNVKVGIVDDAGQTLAFCKTSTDVPSGVEAGLKNIYQAIDDALADCRLTMDDIKAIGIATPGTMDIPGGKLVDPPNLPTWKGFPIRQTVCDHYGGKPTIYQNDANAAAYGEYWIGGAREAHSLVFWTLGTGIGCGIIIDEMIIEGRHSHGGECGHIVIQMDDGRLCDSGQYGTLEAYAGGTSLVKRCQEQLDAGRESVLNDMLQQGQELTPLLISEAGEQNDELATELIMESARCLGVGTTNLMHTIDPDMVLFGGAVTFGGKGTAQGDRFLQRIREEVQQRAFSVPYENTIIDYAELGADAGYIGVAGCARLACLKAE, from the coding sequence ATGAAACCGACAAAGCCTCAAGAACCTTATTTTGTCGGCATTGATATCGGTGGTACGAACGTCAAGGTCGGTATCGTTGATGATGCCGGCCAGACACTTGCCTTCTGTAAAACGAGCACCGATGTCCCTTCAGGCGTTGAGGCGGGCCTGAAAAACATCTACCAGGCCATCGACGATGCCCTGGCTGACTGTCGGCTGACAATGGACGACATCAAAGCCATCGGTATCGCCACTCCCGGTACGATGGATATTCCCGGGGGCAAACTGGTCGATCCGCCGAATCTTCCGACCTGGAAAGGTTTTCCGATCCGCCAGACCGTCTGTGATCATTACGGCGGCAAACCGACGATCTACCAGAACGATGCGAACGCGGCCGCCTATGGAGAATACTGGATCGGCGGTGCCCGTGAGGCACATAGTCTGGTGTTCTGGACACTGGGCACGGGCATTGGATGTGGTATTATTATAGATGAAATGATCATTGAAGGTCGTCACTCACACGGGGGCGAATGCGGACACATCGTCATCCAGATGGATGACGGACGGTTATGTGATTCAGGACAATATGGTACACTCGAAGCTTATGCGGGTGGCACGTCCCTGGTGAAGCGCTGCCAGGAACAGCTGGACGCCGGTCGCGAGTCCGTCCTGAATGACATGCTGCAGCAGGGCCAGGAACTGACTCCCCTGCTGATCTCCGAGGCCGGAGAACAAAACGACGAACTGGCAACCGAGCTGATTATGGAATCCGCCCGCTGCCTGGGAGTCGGCACGACAAACCTGATGCACACTATCGATCCGGACATGGTTCTGTTCGGCGGTGCAGTGACATTCGGAGGCAAGGGTACAGCCCAGGGAGACCGTTTCCTACAGCGCATCCGGGAAGAGGTCCAACAACGCGCGTTCTCGGTTCCCTACGAGAACACGATCATCGACTACGCAGAACTCGGAGCAGACGCCGGATACATTGGCGTCGCCGGCTGTGCGCGACTGGCCTGCCTCAAAGCAGAATAA
- the lepA gene encoding translation elongation factor 4 has translation MATEPRLIRNFSIVAHIDHGKSTLADQLLLKTGAITEREFKNQILDDLQIEQERGITVKARTVVIHHKYKGETYELNLIDTPGHVDFHYEVSRSLAACEGALLLVDAFQGVQAQTVANAYACINADLSIIPVVNKIDLPVTRIDEVLEEVESVVGLDPEEALKVSAKSGIGIEDVLDAIVERIPPPSGDPSAPLQALVFDSKYDHYRGVVTYVRVVQGTVEKGQTVVLMRGGTKLDIIEIGQFTPHMKAVKSLGPGQVGYLVSGAKELSQVHVGDTIADPKKLPAAPLPGYQTPQQMVFCGMYPIEATDFEKLREELQKLSLNDASFSFVPETSDALGFGFRCGFLGMLHMEIIQQRLEQEFNIDLLQTAPNVTYEILERSGEVLHLDNPQDVPDASRIEEFREPIALVNFILPAENIGTIMQLCSDRRGIYKNTEYLGTNRAQLVYELPLAEIVYDMYDRLKSATKGYGTMDYDIIGYRAADLVKMDILVKGERVDALSTIVHRSQSERRGRGLAKRLKEEISKHQFEIPIQAAIGGKIIARETIKALRKNVTAKCYGGDITRKRKLWEKQKEGKKRLKQFGQVEIPQKAFLAVLDATKEE, from the coding sequence ATGGCAACTGAGCCCCGTCTGATCCGAAACTTTTCGATCGTAGCACATATTGACCACGGGAAAAGTACGCTGGCCGACCAGCTGCTCCTGAAAACCGGCGCCATCACGGAGCGGGAATTCAAAAACCAGATTCTGGATGACCTGCAGATTGAACAGGAACGCGGAATTACGGTCAAAGCCCGCACGGTGGTGATTCACCACAAATACAAAGGTGAAACATACGAGCTGAACCTGATCGACACCCCCGGTCACGTCGACTTCCACTACGAAGTCTCCCGCAGCCTAGCTGCCTGTGAAGGCGCGCTGCTGCTCGTCGACGCCTTTCAGGGTGTGCAGGCCCAGACCGTCGCGAACGCCTACGCCTGTATCAACGCCGACCTGTCGATCATTCCGGTCGTCAACAAAATCGACCTGCCCGTGACTCGTATCGACGAAGTGCTGGAGGAAGTTGAATCGGTCGTCGGCCTCGACCCCGAAGAAGCACTCAAAGTCAGTGCCAAGAGCGGAATCGGCATTGAAGATGTGCTCGATGCCATCGTCGAACGCATCCCCCCTCCGAGCGGAGATCCCAGTGCGCCACTGCAGGCACTGGTGTTCGACAGCAAGTACGATCATTACCGCGGTGTCGTTACCTACGTCCGTGTGGTCCAGGGAACGGTAGAAAAAGGCCAGACGGTCGTCCTGATGCGAGGCGGTACCAAGCTGGATATTATCGAGATCGGCCAGTTCACTCCGCACATGAAAGCCGTCAAGTCGCTGGGGCCCGGACAGGTAGGTTACCTGGTCAGTGGTGCGAAGGAACTCAGCCAGGTTCACGTGGGGGATACCATCGCCGACCCCAAAAAACTGCCGGCTGCCCCCCTGCCCGGTTACCAGACTCCACAACAGATGGTGTTCTGCGGAATGTATCCTATCGAAGCCACCGACTTTGAAAAGTTGCGTGAAGAGCTGCAGAAGCTGAGCCTCAATGACGCCAGTTTCAGTTTCGTACCAGAAACCAGTGACGCTCTGGGCTTCGGCTTCCGTTGCGGCTTCCTGGGCATGCTGCACATGGAAATCATCCAGCAGCGTCTGGAACAGGAATTCAATATCGACCTGTTGCAGACCGCGCCCAACGTAACTTACGAAATCCTGGAGCGCAGCGGCGAAGTTTTACACCTCGATAACCCGCAGGATGTTCCCGATGCAAGCCGCATCGAAGAATTCCGCGAACCGATCGCGCTGGTGAATTTCATCCTGCCTGCAGAGAACATCGGCACCATCATGCAGCTCTGTTCCGACCGCCGCGGGATCTACAAGAATACCGAGTACCTGGGAACCAACCGGGCACAGCTGGTTTACGAACTGCCGCTGGCGGAAATCGTCTACGACATGTACGACCGCCTGAAAAGCGCGACTAAGGGTTACGGTACGATGGACTACGATATCATCGGCTACCGCGCAGCCGACCTCGTCAAGATGGACATCCTCGTCAAAGGGGAACGCGTTGATGCCCTCTCCACGATCGTGCACCGCTCACAGTCCGAGCGTCGTGGACGCGGTCTGGCGAAGCGGCTCAAAGAGGAGATCTCCAAGCACCAGTTTGAAATCCCGATTCAAGCCGCGATTGGCGGAAAGATCATCGCTCGCGAGACGATCAAAGCCCTCCGTAAAAATGTGACCGCCAAGTGTTACGGTGGTGACATCACCCGTAAGCGCAAGCTGTGGGAAAAACAGAAAGAGGGCAAGAAACGCCTCAAGCAGTTCGGCCAGGTCGAGATTCCCCAGAAGGCGTTCCTCGCGGTACTGGATGCGACCAAAGAAGAGTAA
- a CDS encoding amidohydrolase: MSISKQELVERSQVILAHAWMVRTFIKHCDEVDDYPELMGITRAVFDASRALETRVDDPDAYLKMLRKKISRLRKATDQFALDAPEASLHTNFEQAVISMKGCTQALEALLADVEE, from the coding sequence ATGTCGATCAGCAAACAGGAACTGGTAGAACGCAGTCAGGTGATCCTGGCACATGCCTGGATGGTGCGAACGTTTATCAAGCACTGCGATGAAGTAGACGATTACCCGGAGCTCATGGGAATCACGCGGGCTGTCTTTGATGCTTCGCGGGCACTGGAAACCCGCGTGGATGATCCGGACGCGTATCTCAAGATGCTCCGCAAAAAAATCAGTCGGCTCCGCAAAGCCACTGATCAGTTTGCACTGGATGCGCCGGAAGCATCACTGCATACCAACTTCGAGCAGGCCGTGATCTCGATGAAAGGCTGCACCCAGGCGCTCGAAGCATTGCTGGCAGACGTCGAAGAGTAA
- a CDS encoding DUF2752 domain-containing protein: MPIGWKLRLLLICWSLFLIGGFCVAIRIQPDPRGFGSHQQLGFAPCVIKNQFSIPCPSCGMTTSFSHFVRGQLSQSAQANTSGLILALVCLAMIPWSWISVYHRRLWLISNPELCLLWLICGLTSITVMEWAFRMTF, from the coding sequence ATGCCCATTGGATGGAAACTGCGGCTGCTGTTGATTTGCTGGAGTCTGTTTCTGATCGGCGGATTTTGTGTTGCGATTCGAATTCAGCCGGATCCGCGAGGCTTCGGTTCACATCAACAACTCGGTTTTGCACCCTGCGTCATCAAAAATCAATTCTCAATTCCCTGTCCCAGTTGTGGGATGACAACTTCCTTTTCACATTTTGTTCGAGGTCAGTTAAGTCAGTCTGCCCAGGCTAATACGTCCGGGTTGATTCTGGCACTGGTCTGTCTGGCTATGATTCCCTGGTCCTGGATCAGCGTGTATCACAGACGGCTCTGGCTGATCTCCAATCCTGAACTCTGTCTGCTCTGGCTGATCTGTGGTCTGACTTCGATCACCGTGATGGAGTGGGCTTTCAGGATGACATTTTAA
- the dapF gene encoding diaminopimelate epimerase, producing MKFTKMHGAGNDYVYVNCFEESLPEDIASLAMAVSDRHKGIGSDGLILICPSEKADARMRMFNADGSESEMCGNGVRCVAKYVYDHGIAKQQTLKIETGAGVLHLDLELAGSRVSQVRVNMGHPILKSAEIPTLLPGDPPVDADLDLGDQSLKVTCVSMGNPHCITFVDELNDHWVHGIGPKVEVHPMFPNRVNAEFIEVVSPSELKMRVWERGSGETQACGTGACASAVAGVLTGRSERNVLIHLPGGDLRLEWAEAGEVYMTGPAVEVYEGIWTGPQ from the coding sequence ATGAAATTTACCAAGATGCACGGAGCCGGCAACGACTACGTCTATGTCAACTGTTTTGAAGAGTCCCTCCCTGAAGACATTGCCAGCCTGGCGATGGCGGTCAGCGACCGGCACAAAGGCATCGGATCGGACGGACTGATTCTGATCTGCCCGTCAGAAAAAGCCGACGCCCGCATGCGGATGTTCAATGCAGATGGCAGCGAGTCGGAAATGTGCGGGAACGGCGTGCGTTGTGTCGCGAAATACGTTTATGATCATGGGATCGCGAAACAGCAGACATTGAAGATCGAAACCGGGGCCGGTGTACTGCATCTGGACCTGGAACTGGCGGGAAGCCGCGTCAGCCAGGTGCGCGTCAACATGGGACATCCGATTCTCAAAAGTGCCGAGATTCCCACGCTGCTCCCCGGCGATCCTCCGGTCGATGCCGACCTGGATCTGGGCGATCAGAGCCTTAAGGTGACCTGTGTTTCCATGGGGAACCCGCACTGTATTACCTTCGTTGACGAACTCAACGATCACTGGGTGCATGGGATCGGACCGAAAGTAGAAGTGCATCCGATGTTCCCCAATCGGGTCAACGCGGAATTCATCGAAGTCGTCTCTCCTTCCGAACTGAAGATGCGCGTCTGGGAACGTGGTTCGGGCGAAACCCAGGCTTGTGGCACCGGAGCCTGTGCTTCTGCGGTGGCGGGCGTCTTGACGGGGCGGTCCGAACGAAATGTGCTTATCCACTTGCCCGGTGGTGATTTACGGCTCGAGTGGGCCGAGGCGGGAGAAGTCTACATGACCGGTCCGGCTGTCGAAGTCTACGAGGGGATCTGGACGGGGCCTCAATAA